A region from the Methanothermobacter sp. genome encodes:
- a CDS encoding DUF2180 family protein, whose product MKCYVCAEQGKDTDAVAICIVCGMGLCTEHAIREETEVWSGGYPFPAEKVGGTLPRILCPYCYNVMKED is encoded by the coding sequence ATGAAATGCTATGTATGTGCAGAGCAGGGAAAGGACACCGATGCTGTGGCCATATGCATTGTCTGCGGCATGGGCCTCTGCACAGAACACGCAATACGTGAGGAAACAGAGGTATGGAGTGGCGGCTACCCCTTCCCGGCAGAGAAGGTTGGGGGCACTCTGCCCAGGATACTCTGCCCCTACTGCTACAACGTCATGAAGGAGGACTAG
- a CDS encoding GTP 3',8-cyclase MoaA has protein sequence MKHIQLSHISVSDIITVLTPTCNLRCRYCFFTPRNCREYDAGRIADRVLKISSEEGTDRVLIAGGEPTLQKDLPELTEALSRDLHVTISTNGTRWEILRDSAFHEVHVDLKALDDKKHLQLTGKSNQAVLECIEKLAGSGKLEVSTVLVPGIVDVDEIEKIAEFLSEWDVPYRITGYVGYNNSLGARRPGDDEILRAAEISRKYLSSVSTSLDFRRHKRRRMILDHI, from the coding sequence GTGAAACATATCCAGCTATCACACATATCTGTAAGCGACATCATAACCGTCCTCACACCCACCTGCAACCTCAGATGCAGGTACTGCTTCTTCACCCCAAGAAACTGCAGGGAGTACGATGCAGGGAGGATAGCAGACAGGGTCCTGAAGATCAGTTCAGAGGAGGGTACAGACAGGGTGCTCATAGCCGGTGGTGAGCCCACACTGCAGAAGGACCTCCCTGAACTCACAGAGGCCCTCAGTCGGGACCTCCACGTGACCATCTCAACCAACGGCACACGATGGGAGATCCTGAGGGATAGTGCATTCCACGAGGTCCACGTTGACCTCAAGGCCCTGGATGACAAGAAACACCTGCAGCTCACAGGGAAATCCAACCAGGCGGTTCTTGAGTGCATAGAGAAACTCGCTGGTTCAGGTAAACTGGAGGTCTCAACTGTCCTTGTACCTGGAATCGTGGATGTTGATGAGATTGAAAAAATAGCAGAGTTCCTTTCAGAGTGGGACGTCCCCTACCGCATAACAGGTTATGTCGGCTACAACAACAGCCTGGGTGCCAGGAGGCCAGGGGATGATGAAATACTGAGGGCTGCGGAGATAAGCAGGAAGTACCTCAGCAGTGTCTCAACGTCACTGGACTTCCGGAGGCATAAGAGGAGAAGGATGATCCTGGACCACATCTGA
- a CDS encoding DUF2769 domain-containing protein, whose translation MEVDFSMENIRRCLCLECPVQSRSQCVADKKKIMLLITQQDLDSAMRMDTDRVPGVYCSTGEAICRDIDPHEECLCSGCEVWREHRLSEGDVSEYFCVRQR comes from the coding sequence ATGGAGGTTGACTTCAGTATGGAAAACATCAGAAGGTGCCTCTGCCTTGAGTGTCCCGTCCAGAGCAGGAGTCAGTGCGTGGCAGATAAAAAGAAGATAATGCTCCTCATAACCCAGCAGGACCTTGACAGTGCCATGCGCATGGACACCGACAGGGTTCCAGGGGTCTACTGTTCCACAGGTGAGGCCATTTGCAGGGATATAGATCCCCATGAGGAGTGCCTCTGCAGTGGGTGTGAGGTCTGGCGTGAGCACAGGTTATCTGAGGGTGATGTATCTGAGTACTTCTGTGTCAGACAGAGATAA
- the aqpM gene encoding aquaporin AqpM, with amino-acid sequence MVSLTKRCIAEFIGTFFLVFFGAGSAAVTLMIASGGTSPNPFNIGIGLLGGLGDWVAIGLAFGFAIAASIYALGNISGCHINPAVTIGLWSVKKFPGREVVPYIIAQLLGAAFGSFIFLQCAGIGAATVGGLGATAPFPGISYWQAMLAEVVGTFLLMITIMGIAVDERAPKGFAGIIIGLTVAGIITTIGNISGSSLNPARTFGPYLNDMIFAGTNLWNYYPIYVIGPIVGAVLAALTYRYLTSE; translated from the coding sequence ATGGTATCCCTTACAAAAAGGTGCATCGCCGAGTTTATAGGAACATTTTTCCTGGTGTTCTTTGGTGCAGGGTCAGCCGCGGTGACACTCATGATAGCATCTGGTGGCACATCCCCCAACCCCTTCAATATTGGAATAGGTCTCCTTGGGGGCCTCGGGGACTGGGTTGCAATAGGCCTCGCCTTTGGTTTTGCAATAGCCGCCAGCATATATGCCCTGGGAAACATCTCGGGCTGCCACATAAACCCTGCAGTTACCATAGGGCTCTGGTCTGTTAAGAAGTTCCCTGGCCGTGAAGTCGTACCCTACATCATTGCACAGCTCCTTGGAGCCGCATTCGGGAGCTTCATATTCCTCCAGTGCGCCGGTATAGGAGCAGCCACCGTTGGCGGGCTGGGGGCAACGGCACCATTCCCGGGGATCAGCTACTGGCAGGCAATGCTTGCAGAGGTGGTTGGTACATTCCTGCTTATGATCACAATCATGGGTATTGCCGTTGATGAGAGGGCCCCAAAGGGATTCGCAGGGATTATAATTGGTCTCACGGTTGCAGGTATAATCACAACAATAGGTAACATAAGTGGAAGCTCACTGAACCCGGCACGTACCTTCGGCCCCTACCTCAATGACATGATCTTCGCAGGCACTAACCTCTGGAACTACTACCCCATTTACGTCATAGGTCCCATTGTGGGGGCGGTGCTTGCAGCACTCACCTACCGGTATCTCACATCGGAATAA
- a CDS encoding DUF2193 domain-containing protein codes for MAELYEKMVKEAMMAQKADVETIKKNRGKEFKIKDTKAYLDVVQDMKAVGDQSEAVINLHKDSVKAHYEILDSLTDTIRPEDDPFVEHYQTPVVLEILRDEDSEFEKSLEAFIDAIGRAEALIGREAIRRYGGFYGPTCVVDFALMPGSTSNVVNRILRETDIPEMHKQAILSAKSWGMNTSYGIGEVFANEIENGATAAEAAEKEIEMVKYIYQEPVEAQAKLMDDHGHESFDVREYMSRYRKEMEGTVKAAIDDGVHYGNILTVPAYCVGDISHHIAQSTYNMCKDDVVMAIIEATTGVMESTLNSAVSSFKSEYDVLSLATGSSACAVEYILELDGFNAIGVVDLLTKRFHNYVQLYPTRGAAAELHNSDFMDMIYRGWIHLDEARRLLNGAEGPLEPMVAGHKVDLSPIHENEVIMNPQRYTYPACAITVRFSALMRLADYPCLLTSEPVTATLMTNIIALHKESAASPARTCKNCAAAALVDFRHNHCQWREAV; via the coding sequence ATGGCTGAGTTATATGAGAAAATGGTAAAAGAGGCCATGATGGCCCAGAAAGCCGATGTGGAAACCATAAAAAAGAACAGGGGAAAGGAGTTTAAAATAAAGGATACAAAGGCCTACCTGGACGTTGTGCAGGACATGAAGGCTGTGGGAGACCAGAGCGAGGCGGTGATAAACCTGCACAAAGACTCAGTGAAGGCCCACTATGAGATACTTGACAGCCTTACAGACACCATAAGACCAGAGGATGACCCATTCGTTGAACACTACCAGACACCTGTTGTTCTGGAGATACTGAGGGACGAGGACAGCGAATTTGAGAAGAGCCTTGAGGCATTCATAGATGCAATAGGAAGGGCAGAGGCCCTCATAGGAAGGGAGGCAATAAGAAGGTATGGGGGATTCTATGGGCCAACCTGTGTGGTTGACTTTGCCCTCATGCCAGGAAGCACAAGCAACGTGGTGAACAGGATCCTCAGGGAGACAGATATACCCGAGATGCACAAACAGGCGATCCTCTCAGCAAAGTCATGGGGTATGAACACCTCCTATGGTATTGGAGAGGTATTCGCAAATGAGATCGAAAACGGGGCAACCGCTGCAGAGGCGGCAGAGAAGGAAATAGAGATGGTGAAATACATCTACCAGGAACCTGTTGAGGCACAGGCAAAACTCATGGACGACCATGGACACGAATCCTTTGATGTGAGGGAGTACATGTCCCGCTACAGGAAGGAGATGGAGGGGACGGTGAAGGCCGCCATTGATGATGGGGTGCACTATGGCAACATACTCACGGTACCGGCATACTGTGTCGGTGACATATCACACCACATAGCCCAGTCCACCTACAACATGTGCAAGGATGATGTGGTTATGGCCATAATCGAGGCAACAACCGGGGTTATGGAAAGCACACTGAACAGTGCGGTCAGCTCATTTAAGAGCGAATATGATGTGCTGAGCCTTGCAACAGGTTCATCTGCATGTGCAGTTGAATACATACTTGAACTCGACGGATTCAATGCAATCGGTGTTGTTGACCTCCTCACCAAGAGGTTCCACAACTATGTCCAGTTATACCCCACAAGGGGGGCCGCAGCAGAGCTCCACAACAGTGACTTCATGGACATGATATACCGTGGATGGATCCACCTGGATGAGGCAAGGAGACTGCTTAACGGAGCAGAGGGTCCTCTTGAGCCAATGGTCGCTGGGCATAAGGTTGATCTCTCACCGATACATGAAAACGAGGTTATAATGAACCCGCAGCGCTACACATACCCTGCCTGCGCAATAACCGTGAGGTTCTCAGCCCTCATGAGACTCGCAGATTACCCATGCCTCCTTACAAGCGAACCTGTAACAGCAACCCTCATGACCAACATAATCGCACTCCATAAGGAGAGCGCAGCATCACCTGCAAGGACCTGTAAGAACTGTGCAGCGGCAGCACTTGTGGACTTCAGGCACAACCACTGCCAGTGGAGAGAGGCTGTATAA
- a CDS encoding FmdE family protein translates to MAFLALLVAVALTGSVSAVDTECEVGVDVKYEYADDNGQINPDIQQLKDQSGTRINFTRTFDPATNITKIIFNYGNITNTTRFTIKIRAPGYRELSHTFQLTDYGTKYAAYLPLRMNATDAYRLGREITRKADQILNFTKTGDVLVITTAGTAYYRNQTTEDVLEGILNQARGMVSYGKSNLLMLRKTHLDPLDFAFIVRKGNDLIAAYFKNASMTPIYVGTVSQNMPLVQYQALQKKLGNDTFPIASLANAWAIGLSPDILREAAFHGHVCLGTISGYAMIETLLKYYPATNEFGLPLEGVSYQVVGVPGGSDDDVFIYAMDATPGKRAYVGFNTTADTNIGGFIRWNSKTKTGTLIIMAYSQQELINKYKQETGATAVSELKFNAWAVKKLTTSPESLVKILYAFDNLTQDQVNYIMGYEPTKGNTTISAAGLDLNYILNQTNLVNATPANRTYSTGNLTYSDLKNIGRLAAEKAVELFRAMGINLEKDDYHLFVLTSAGYMRINGQDTGAVRDGIFDVLGSRLSRKTLLPVHAPLWGQLKFDFCLINGTQKIIKSMYYNLTTGTFTVQSSANYIIEDVLPYDPPFDVLMG, encoded by the coding sequence ATGGCTTTCCTTGCTCTTCTCGTTGCTGTCGCACTGACGGGTTCAGTGAGCGCAGTGGACACAGAATGTGAGGTGGGAGTAGATGTAAAGTACGAGTACGCCGACGACAACGGTCAGATAAATCCAGACATACAGCAACTCAAGGACCAAAGCGGTACAAGGATCAACTTCACAAGGACCTTTGACCCGGCAACCAACATCACAAAGATCATCTTCAACTACGGGAACATCACAAACACCACAAGGTTCACCATAAAGATCAGGGCCCCAGGTTACAGGGAACTCTCACACACATTCCAGCTCACAGACTACGGGACAAAATACGCCGCTTACCTCCCCCTCCGGATGAACGCCACAGACGCCTACAGACTGGGAAGGGAGATCACCAGAAAGGCTGACCAGATTCTGAACTTCACAAAAACAGGTGATGTGCTGGTTATAACAACCGCAGGGACAGCATATTACAGAAACCAGACCACAGAGGACGTCCTTGAGGGTATACTCAACCAGGCCCGCGGAATGGTGAGCTACGGGAAGAGTAACCTCCTGATGCTCAGAAAAACACACCTCGACCCCCTTGACTTCGCATTCATCGTAAGGAAGGGGAACGACCTCATAGCCGCATACTTCAAAAACGCCAGCATGACACCCATCTACGTTGGAACCGTGTCACAGAACATGCCACTGGTACAGTACCAGGCACTCCAGAAAAAACTCGGAAACGACACATTCCCCATAGCAAGCCTTGCCAACGCATGGGCAATCGGACTATCACCTGACATACTCAGGGAGGCAGCATTCCATGGACACGTCTGCCTCGGTACCATCAGCGGATATGCAATGATAGAGACACTCCTAAAATACTACCCTGCAACCAATGAATTCGGACTTCCACTGGAGGGTGTCAGTTACCAGGTTGTTGGTGTGCCCGGTGGATCAGACGATGACGTCTTCATATACGCCATGGACGCAACACCAGGTAAGAGGGCCTACGTTGGTTTCAACACAACGGCCGACACCAATATTGGTGGATTCATCAGGTGGAACTCAAAGACAAAGACAGGAACCCTCATAATAATGGCCTACAGTCAGCAGGAACTGATAAACAAATATAAACAGGAAACAGGGGCCACAGCGGTCTCTGAACTCAAGTTCAATGCATGGGCGGTTAAAAAACTCACAACAAGTCCCGAATCACTTGTTAAGATCCTCTACGCATTCGACAACCTCACACAGGACCAGGTCAACTATATCATGGGATATGAACCCACCAAGGGTAACACAACCATCAGTGCAGCCGGACTCGACCTAAACTACATACTGAACCAGACAAACCTTGTGAATGCAACACCAGCAAACAGAACATACAGCACAGGAAACCTCACCTACAGTGACCTCAAGAACATAGGCCGCCTTGCAGCCGAAAAGGCCGTGGAGCTCTTCAGGGCAATGGGTATAAACCTTGAAAAGGATGACTATCACCTTTTCGTGCTGACATCCGCGGGTTACATGAGGATCAACGGCCAGGACACAGGGGCGGTCCGGGATGGAATATTCGATGTGCTGGGATCAAGGTTAAGCAGGAAGACACTCCTGCCTGTCCATGCGCCGCTATGGGGTCAGCTGAAGTTCGACTTCTGCCTCATCAACGGGACCCAGAAGATAATCAAGTCAATGTACTACAACCTCACAACAGGGACATTCACTGTTCAGAGTTCAGCAAATTACATAATAGAGGATGTGCTACCATATGATCCGCCATTCGACGTCCTCATGGGCTGA